One region of Streptomyces sp. NBC_00442 genomic DNA includes:
- a CDS encoding excisionase family DNA-binding protein: MPEAHDAVSHAADPTLVLLTVEEAARRLRVGRTTCFALIRTGALESVLIGGLRRVPVDAPAEYVIRLRTTQHAA, translated from the coding sequence ATGCCTGAAGCCCATGACGCCGTGTCCCACGCGGCAGATCCGACGCTGGTGCTGCTGACCGTCGAGGAAGCCGCCCGCCGACTCCGCGTCGGCAGAACCACCTGCTTCGCGCTGATCCGCACCGGCGCGCTGGAGTCCGTCCTGATCGGTGGACTCCGCAGGGTCCCGGTCGATGCGCCGGCCGAGTACGTGATCCGCCTCCGCACCACCCAACACGCGGCTTGA